In Tolypothrix sp. NIES-4075, the following proteins share a genomic window:
- a CDS encoding type I polyketide synthase, which yields MGNISERIEKLSESQRLLLALKEARTKLEAVERSKTEPIAIIGIGCRFPGGADDPDAFWRLMRDGVDAMVEVPHDRWNINDFYDPDPDAQGKMYTRMGGFLQQQIDQFDPLFFGISPKEAASIDPQQRLLLEVSWEALERAGIAPKSLVGSRTGVFVGIGQNDYAQLQLNSGNTDISAYDGTGNGFCFASGRLSYILGLQGPSVSMDTACSSSLVAIHLACKSLRTGECDMALTGGVQLMLSPGANIFLSRSHALSPDGRCYTFDAAANGFARGEGCGVLVLKRLSDAEADRDNILAVIRGSAVNHDGPSSGLTVPNGSAQQVLIRQALKNAKVEPWEINYVEAHGTATSLGDPIEVRALGAVLGEGRSKENPLVIGSVKTNMGHLEAAAGVAGVIKVVLSLQHNEIPPHLHFKHPSPYINWDELPIVVPKSPMPWFSGEKRRLAGVSSFGMSGTNAHIVLSPPLAEETGTPGHQDTVSPSRPLPPSSPRPLHLLTLSAKTQEALKQLAIRYENYLAANPSLPIEDICFTANTARSHFTHRLSVVASSEAQVREKLADFSSGQQSAEVFQGQSSSLPKVAFLFTGQGSQYLGMGRQLYENAPVFRAALDRCDEILRPYLGQSLLSVLAPEDGESSPLNQTAYTQPALFALEYALVQLWKSWGIHPDTVMGHSVGEYVAATVAGVLSLEDGLKLIANRSRLMQSLPAGGEMVAVFADEASIRAIIEIDNNKVAFAAFNGPRNTVISGEAQAVQAICADLEAAGITTKKLQTSHAFHSPLMEPILTQFREVAATVNYTAPQIPIISNVTGERLTSEEISPDYWCRHLRSPVEFAKSLKTLHASGYEVFVEIGPKPTLLGMGRNCLPDVETRLIAFLPSLRQGQSDWRVLLQSLSELYVRGANVDWSGFDRDYPRRRVVLPTYPFQRQRYWVEKAESQPQVELSSQQKIETSIVNLLHQGNIKQLAQQLEGAGNFSENDMKILPQLLEVLVKQHQLEVKSAAIKDWLYQVEWQPKPQRLQTALQETQVREPGSWVIFADEGGVGQALAKLLQQRGQNCILVYNGEAYQNLEPATWSINPTSPSDFKHLFKEVLGSGLPPLKGIVHLWSLEAMPPDALTIPTLESAQNLGCVSVLHLVQTLIQHNDLASSQLWLVTRGAVPVKSDVPLAVAQAPVWGLGKVIALEYPELWGGMIDLAPESTFDEATKLLAEIEDSQGEDHLAFRNGDRYVARLVPQQLPEFKQVAIVSEGTYLITGGLGALGLKFAQWMVEQGARQLVLTGRRAADNEAQSILKELEQKGAKVLVQKADVSNQEDMVKVLETVQASMPPLRGIVHAAGVPGYEVIKDIELNSFEAVLRPKVVGTWILHQLTQEMKLDFFVSFSSIASVWGSKGQAHYAAANHFLDVLAHHRQGLGLPALTVNWGPWAGGGMAVEEFQMWMSRIGVEGLQPEYGVAALGYLLGAGCVQTIVANVDWSLFKEVYEARGKRSLLELLEGQPQKPQQQSSVQRSDILPRLLQAESGDRLDLLVVYLQSAVIKVLGFDESLILNTHQGLLELGLDSLMAVQLKNAIATDLDLNVPIEKFIDGSSIVQLAELLLEELAIVSTMPSVSPFSPLENDLELIKLPIEVSSTSAFASATSSQDSWIEGEL from the coding sequence ATGGGCAACATTTCTGAGAGAATAGAAAAACTGTCTGAATCACAACGACTTCTTCTGGCGTTAAAAGAAGCGCGAACCAAACTTGAGGCGGTTGAACGTTCAAAAACAGAACCGATCGCCATTATTGGTATCGGCTGCCGTTTCCCTGGCGGTGCTGACGATCCGGATGCTTTCTGGAGACTGATGCGCGATGGTGTAGATGCGATGGTAGAAGTTCCCCATGACCGCTGGAATATCAATGATTTCTATGACCCAGACCCCGATGCCCAAGGGAAAATGTACACCCGTATGGGTGGATTTTTGCAGCAACAAATAGACCAATTCGACCCCCTGTTTTTTGGGATTTCCCCTAAAGAGGCGGCGAGCATAGATCCGCAGCAGCGGTTACTTTTAGAGGTGAGTTGGGAAGCTTTAGAAAGGGCTGGAATTGCACCAAAGTCTTTAGTTGGTAGCCGAACTGGTGTTTTTGTGGGTATTGGTCAAAATGATTATGCACAATTGCAACTGAATTCTGGTAATACAGACATTAGCGCTTATGACGGCACGGGAAATGGCTTTTGCTTTGCGTCCGGTCGATTGTCCTATATTTTAGGGCTACAAGGTCCAAGCGTATCTATGGATACCGCTTGCTCTTCTTCGTTGGTGGCTATCCATTTAGCCTGTAAAAGCCTCCGCACCGGAGAGTGCGATATGGCTTTGACTGGCGGGGTACAACTGATGCTCTCACCAGGAGCAAATATTTTTCTATCCAGGTCTCATGCGCTCTCCCCTGATGGTCGCTGCTACACCTTCGATGCTGCTGCCAATGGTTTTGCGCGGGGCGAGGGCTGCGGGGTTTTAGTTCTCAAGCGTCTCTCGGATGCTGAGGCAGATCGAGACAATATCTTAGCTGTGATTCGGGGTTCAGCGGTTAACCACGATGGACCGAGTAGTGGTTTGACGGTTCCCAATGGTTCGGCTCAACAAGTGCTGATTCGCCAAGCACTCAAAAACGCTAAGGTAGAGCCTTGGGAAATAAACTATGTGGAGGCTCACGGTACGGCAACGTCTTTGGGAGACCCGATTGAGGTAAGAGCTTTAGGAGCTGTGCTGGGTGAAGGGCGATCAAAAGAGAACCCTCTGGTAATTGGTTCAGTGAAAACTAACATGGGTCACTTGGAAGCAGCAGCAGGAGTAGCCGGTGTCATCAAGGTGGTGCTTTCCCTCCAACATAACGAGATTCCACCCCACCTGCACTTCAAACATCCCAGTCCTTACATCAACTGGGATGAACTGCCAATAGTGGTGCCAAAGTCCCCAATGCCTTGGTTTTCAGGAGAAAAACGGCGGTTGGCGGGAGTCAGTTCCTTTGGTATGAGTGGTACCAATGCCCATATTGTGTTGTCACCACCCCTCGCCGAAGAAACGGGGACACCGGGACACCAAGACACGGTATCCCCTTCTCGCCCCCTTCCCCCCTCCTCCCCTCGCCCCCTGCACCTGCTGACATTATCGGCAAAGACTCAAGAGGCGCTGAAGCAGTTAGCAATTCGGTATGAAAATTATCTGGCTGCCAATCCGTCGTTACCCATAGAAGATATCTGCTTTACTGCCAATACAGCTCGTTCTCACTTTACCCATCGGCTGAGTGTAGTTGCCTCTTCCGAAGCACAAGTGCGTGAAAAGCTAGCAGACTTCTCATCTGGACAACAATCAGCAGAGGTATTTCAGGGACAAAGCAGCAGTTTACCTAAGGTAGCCTTCCTCTTCACTGGTCAAGGCTCTCAATATCTGGGCATGGGACGCCAACTCTACGAAAATGCGCCAGTCTTCCGCGCTGCCCTCGACCGCTGCGATGAAATTCTGCGTCCGTACTTGGGGCAGTCTCTGCTATCAGTCCTGGCTCCCGAAGATGGGGAAAGCTCACCTCTCAACCAGACCGCTTACACTCAACCTGCTCTATTTGCCCTAGAATATGCTCTCGTGCAACTATGGAAATCCTGGGGCATTCACCCTGATACGGTGATGGGTCATAGTGTCGGGGAATACGTCGCCGCCACAGTAGCCGGAGTCTTGAGTTTGGAAGATGGGCTGAAGCTGATTGCCAACAGAAGCCGCCTGATGCAGAGCCTGCCTGCTGGTGGTGAAATGGTAGCAGTGTTTGCTGATGAAGCCTCTATACGTGCAATTATTGAAATTGATAATAATAAAGTAGCATTTGCCGCTTTTAATGGACCGAGAAACACGGTGATTTCTGGCGAAGCACAGGCAGTCCAAGCAATTTGTGCTGACCTAGAGGCAGCAGGAATAACGACGAAAAAGCTACAAACCTCCCACGCCTTCCACTCACCGCTGATGGAGCCGATACTAACTCAATTCCGTGAGGTGGCTGCCACAGTAAACTACACCGCTCCCCAAATTCCCATCATCTCCAACGTCACCGGAGAGCGACTGACATCGGAGGAAATATCGCCTGATTACTGGTGTCGTCATTTACGCTCCCCCGTAGAATTTGCCAAAAGTCTCAAGACACTTCATGCAAGTGGTTATGAGGTGTTTGTGGAAATAGGACCAAAACCAACCTTGTTGGGGATGGGGCGCAACTGCTTACCAGATGTAGAGACGCGATTAATCGCGTTTCTACCGAGCTTGCGCCAAGGACAGTCAGATTGGCGGGTATTACTCCAAAGTTTGAGCGAACTATACGTGCGTGGAGCAAACGTAGACTGGTCGGGTTTTGACCGGGACTATCCGCGTCGGCGTGTGGTGTTGCCCACGTATCCCTTCCAACGACAGCGCTATTGGGTAGAAAAGGCTGAAAGTCAGCCTCAAGTAGAGTTGTCATCTCAACAAAAAATTGAGACATCAATCGTTAACCTCTTGCACCAGGGAAATATAAAACAGTTAGCACAGCAGCTAGAGGGGGCAGGCAATTTTTCAGAAAATGATATGAAAATATTGCCTCAACTGCTAGAAGTACTGGTTAAACAACACCAACTGGAAGTAAAATCTGCCGCCATTAAAGATTGGCTCTACCAGGTAGAATGGCAGCCCAAGCCACAGCGGTTGCAGACTGCGCTACAGGAAACCCAAGTGCGCGAACCAGGAAGTTGGGTAATTTTTGCTGACGAAGGTGGTGTGGGACAAGCCCTAGCAAAACTTTTACAACAACGCGGACAGAATTGTATTCTGGTTTACAACGGGGAAGCATATCAAAACTTAGAACCTGCAACTTGGAGCATCAACCCGACCAGCCCTAGCGACTTCAAGCATCTATTTAAAGAGGTTTTAGGGTCTGGATTGCCACCCTTAAAAGGAATAGTCCATCTGTGGAGTTTAGAGGCAATGCCACCAGATGCGCTGACTATCCCAACTCTTGAGTCGGCTCAAAACCTTGGTTGCGTCAGCGTATTGCATTTGGTGCAAACGCTGATCCAACACAATGACTTAGCCTCATCCCAATTGTGGTTAGTAACTAGGGGGGCAGTACCAGTTAAAAGCGATGTTCCCTTGGCAGTTGCTCAAGCTCCAGTGTGGGGACTCGGTAAAGTCATTGCTTTGGAATATCCCGAATTGTGGGGAGGAATGATCGATTTAGCGCCGGAATCCACTTTTGATGAAGCAACAAAGCTGTTAGCAGAAATTGAGGATTCTCAAGGAGAAGACCATCTCGCTTTTCGGAATGGCGATCGCTATGTCGCTCGCTTAGTACCCCAGCAACTGCCAGAATTCAAACAAGTGGCAATTGTGTCCGAGGGCACTTATTTAATTACTGGTGGTCTGGGTGCTTTGGGACTGAAGTTTGCTCAGTGGATGGTGGAACAGGGGGCTAGACAATTGGTGCTAACTGGGCGTCGTGCTGCTGACAATGAGGCGCAGTCAATCCTGAAGGAACTGGAACAAAAAGGAGCCAAGGTTTTAGTCCAAAAGGCAGATGTGTCTAATCAAGAGGATATGGTAAAGGTGCTTGAGACAGTTCAGGCATCAATGCCACCGCTGCGAGGGATTGTTCATGCTGCTGGTGTTCCTGGCTATGAAGTTATCAAAGACATAGAGCTTAACAGCTTCGAGGCTGTGCTGCGCCCTAAAGTTGTGGGAACATGGATTCTGCATCAACTGACGCAGGAAATGAAGTTAGACTTTTTCGTGAGCTTCTCTTCGATTGCATCAGTGTGGGGTTCCAAAGGACAAGCTCACTACGCAGCAGCGAACCACTTCCTTGATGTGTTGGCTCATCATCGTCAAGGACTCGGACTGCCTGCCTTAACTGTAAATTGGGGACCGTGGGCTGGCGGTGGCATGGCAGTAGAGGAATTCCAGATGTGGATGTCTCGAATCGGTGTAGAAGGATTGCAGCCAGAGTATGGGGTTGCAGCATTGGGATATCTGCTTGGAGCAGGTTGTGTGCAAACAATCGTGGCTAATGTCGATTGGAGTTTATTTAAAGAAGTATATGAAGCAAGGGGAAAACGTTCACTTTTAGAACTGCTTGAGGGGCAACCACAAAAACCGCAACAGCAGTCATCGGTGCAACGGTCGGATATTTTACCACGATTGTTGCAGGCTGAAAGTGGCGATCGCTTGGATCTGTTGGTAGTTTACTTGCAATCGGCTGTAATTAAGGTGTTGGGATTTGACGAATCGTTAATTTTAAATACGCACCAGGGCTTGCTGGAATTAGGTCTTGATTCTTTGATGGCTGTTCAACTCAAAAACGCGATCGCAACAGACCTCGATCTCAATGTTCCTATAGAAAAGTTCATTGATGGCTCTAGCATTGTGCAACTCGCAGAGCTATTACTTGAAGAATTAGCCATAGTAAGCACAATGCCATCGGTATCCCCATTTTCCCCGTTAGAAAATGATTTGGAGTTAATCAAACTACCAATAGAAGTCAGCTCTACCTCTGCATTTGCATCAGCTACATCAAGCCAGGACAGTTGGATAGAGGGGGAATTATGA
- a CDS encoding type I polyketide synthase: MQFGLMFFASSEEALIGDKYHLVIDSAKFADQHGFSSLWVPERHFTKFGCLYPNPAVLHAALARETKHLRLQAGSVVVPIHNPIRIAEEWAVVDNLSGGRVGISFAPGWNPDDFAFFPERYQDRHKEMFSGIEIVQKLWQGKSISATNGIGNQIDLRIYPTPIQKELPIWLTAAGSPQTFIKAGEIGANLLTHLLDQTIEQLAEKIALYRQARAKHGHDPKTGVVTVMLHTFVGEDMNVVRELVRAPYCEYLKSNIGLLKNLGSSRGHSINIAAMSPKDLDDFVNFLFERFASSRGLIGTPETCVNLLEQLDSIGVDEAACLLDFGPSADLILKHLPYLNQLKERYNVDQKRSPLNNRSTVAETLTALSFSGTSNNGANSSLELPEQIQARCQEEILGSEFYHKLRQYSVQLEASFQGIEHIWRRDGEALGLVQLLEELKPSADAYKIHPAFLDACFQVLVAALPTYSLSNNGGTLYIPAGLGSLEVYGSIDKQVWSHAVLRESASDSADELKGDVYIRDRQGKMLVKASGLRLRRTETARQTSQENLNDWFYELQWEATSLLEINNPQPEQQGSWLIFADSSGVGQKLAALLAARGETCFIISPSEVYQVSEQGQFWIDPSCPEQMHQLIENVLGPNQPQCKGAIHLWSLNETFSHQMTSASLETSQVLGVSSVLSLVQALSNVKQSVLPRLWLVTTGAQSIGISSLPAVAQTPLWGLGKTCATEHSDIWGGMVDLDPQATKDEAASQLLNVICGQDVEDQIVFRQGQPYVARLVQRESVENALTFSWRKDCSYLLTGGLGGIGLQVAQWMVEQGARHLILLGRTPLPPRSTWSEVEEVSSKNQIAAILNLEAQGASVYLASVDVADETQMTEMLQTLKERGCPPVRGVVHMAGIPGGKLLLELDATRMNQVLRPKVMGGWLLHRLFEKVDLDFFILFSSATHQLGLLSRGVGDYSAANAFLDGLADYRTAQGLPAVSIEWGPWAEVGMAARVRNDERLARFGIGSITPEQGLQAMSRALCQNSASVWAIPINWSQLLQMDRFAAKSPFLSKLSRQVLSQEGAALQSQHLNAIESEILQKLKQHSGSESPAETLRDRFSVLTAYIQGEVAKVLKLEPSKLPDSQQGFFDMGMDSLMAVELKNRLEASFGVSLPVTLTFEFPTIKDVAGYLAKKVMGWELPAASDTELPKGEDEQALALSQVEEISDDGIEASIAEELAKLENLVRGN; the protein is encoded by the coding sequence ATGCAGTTCGGCTTAATGTTTTTTGCCAGCAGTGAAGAAGCTTTAATCGGAGATAAATATCATCTGGTTATTGACAGTGCTAAATTTGCAGACCAACACGGCTTTTCTAGTTTGTGGGTACCAGAACGGCATTTTACAAAGTTTGGATGTCTTTACCCAAATCCAGCAGTGCTGCACGCAGCACTAGCAAGGGAAACTAAGCACCTCCGCTTGCAGGCTGGCAGTGTGGTAGTGCCAATACACAATCCCATTCGGATTGCGGAAGAGTGGGCTGTTGTCGATAATTTGTCCGGAGGTAGGGTAGGAATTTCCTTTGCTCCAGGCTGGAACCCTGATGACTTTGCTTTTTTTCCAGAAAGATATCAAGATCGCCATAAAGAAATGTTTTCTGGCATCGAGATAGTACAAAAACTTTGGCAGGGAAAATCCATCTCAGCAACAAATGGCATTGGTAATCAGATTGATCTGCGGATCTACCCAACGCCAATCCAAAAAGAATTACCTATTTGGCTCACAGCTGCCGGAAGCCCCCAAACTTTTATTAAAGCTGGGGAGATTGGTGCGAATCTTTTGACTCATCTACTAGATCAGACCATTGAGCAGTTAGCCGAAAAAATTGCCCTTTATCGTCAGGCACGCGCGAAGCACGGACACGATCCAAAAACAGGTGTAGTAACGGTGATGTTGCATACCTTTGTTGGAGAGGACATGAATGTTGTCCGCGAGCTGGTTCGCGCACCCTACTGCGAATATCTCAAGTCAAACATCGGTCTGCTTAAGAATCTTGGCAGCAGTAGAGGTCACAGCATAAATATCGCTGCCATGTCTCCAAAAGACCTGGATGATTTTGTTAATTTCTTATTTGAAAGATTTGCTTCTTCTAGAGGACTCATCGGAACACCAGAAACCTGTGTTAATTTGCTAGAGCAATTAGATAGTATAGGTGTCGATGAAGCAGCCTGTCTGCTCGACTTTGGACCAAGCGCAGATTTAATTTTAAAGCATCTACCTTATTTAAATCAACTTAAAGAGCGTTACAATGTCGATCAAAAGCGATCGCCGCTAAATAATCGTTCAACTGTAGCCGAAACCTTAACTGCATTAAGTTTTTCGGGAACTTCAAATAATGGTGCTAATTCAAGTTTAGAACTACCAGAACAAATCCAAGCTCGATGCCAAGAGGAAATTCTTGGTTCGGAATTTTATCACAAGTTGCGCCAATACAGCGTGCAGTTGGAAGCGAGTTTTCAGGGTATAGAACACATTTGGCGACGTGATGGGGAAGCCTTAGGGCTAGTGCAGCTACTTGAAGAACTCAAACCATCAGCAGATGCTTACAAAATCCACCCAGCATTCTTGGATGCTTGTTTCCAAGTGTTAGTAGCTGCACTACCAACTTACAGTCTCTCAAATAATGGCGGTACGCTTTACATACCTGCGGGTCTTGGCAGTTTGGAAGTTTACGGTTCAATTGACAAGCAAGTTTGGAGCCACGCTGTTCTGCGCGAATCGGCGAGCGATAGTGCGGACGAGTTAAAGGGAGACGTGTACATCCGCGATCGCCAAGGAAAGATGCTGGTCAAAGCCTCTGGTTTACGGCTGCGGCGAACTGAAACTGCTAGACAAACCAGTCAAGAAAACCTTAACGATTGGTTCTATGAATTGCAATGGGAGGCAACATCACTACTAGAAATCAACAACCCGCAACCAGAACAGCAAGGTAGTTGGTTAATATTTGCAGACAGCAGTGGTGTTGGACAGAAACTCGCAGCACTTCTGGCAGCACGAGGAGAAACGTGTTTTATAATTTCCCCAAGTGAAGTTTATCAGGTTTCCGAACAGGGACAATTTTGGATCGACCCAAGTTGTCCAGAACAGATGCATCAATTAATTGAAAATGTACTCGGACCGAATCAACCGCAGTGCAAAGGTGCGATCCATTTGTGGAGTCTCAATGAAACTTTTTCTCACCAGATGACATCTGCATCTTTGGAAACGAGTCAAGTCTTGGGAGTCAGTAGTGTATTGAGCCTAGTTCAAGCACTAAGCAATGTGAAACAATCCGTGCTTCCTCGTTTATGGCTTGTTACTACAGGCGCTCAGTCAATAGGTATATCTTCACTTCCAGCGGTTGCCCAGACTCCACTTTGGGGTTTAGGTAAAACGTGTGCTACAGAGCATTCAGATATCTGGGGAGGAATGGTAGACTTAGATCCTCAGGCGACAAAAGATGAAGCCGCGTCTCAATTGCTAAACGTCATCTGCGGTCAGGACGTAGAAGATCAAATTGTTTTCCGTCAAGGACAGCCTTATGTTGCCCGTCTAGTACAACGCGAATCGGTAGAAAATGCGCTGACCTTCAGCTGGCGCAAGGATTGCAGTTATTTACTCACTGGAGGGTTAGGGGGCATAGGGCTTCAAGTCGCTCAATGGATGGTAGAGCAAGGGGCGAGGCATCTCATTTTATTGGGACGCACTCCGCTGCCTCCACGGTCAACTTGGAGCGAGGTAGAAGAAGTTAGCTCTAAAAACCAAATCGCTGCTATTCTGAACTTGGAAGCCCAAGGAGCCAGTGTGTATCTTGCCTCAGTTGATGTAGCAGATGAGACTCAGATGACCGAGATGCTACAAACACTGAAAGAGCGAGGTTGTCCACCAGTTCGAGGTGTGGTACACATGGCAGGTATACCGGGAGGAAAATTATTGCTAGAACTGGATGCTACCAGAATGAATCAGGTGTTGCGTCCAAAAGTGATGGGAGGATGGCTTCTGCACCGCCTTTTTGAAAAAGTCGATTTAGACTTTTTCATACTTTTCTCTTCGGCAACGCACCAACTGGGCTTACTGAGTCGCGGAGTAGGAGATTACAGTGCTGCCAATGCCTTTTTGGATGGTCTTGCTGATTATCGTACAGCCCAAGGGTTGCCAGCAGTCAGCATTGAATGGGGACCTTGGGCGGAAGTCGGTATGGCTGCACGGGTTCGTAACGACGAGCGACTAGCACGCTTTGGAATTGGAAGTATTACGCCCGAACAGGGACTGCAAGCAATGAGTCGTGCTTTATGCCAAAACTCAGCTAGTGTTTGGGCAATTCCAATAAACTGGTCACAGCTTCTGCAAATGGATCGCTTCGCTGCTAAATCTCCTTTTCTCTCTAAGTTGAGCAGGCAAGTATTATCACAAGAAGGAGCCGCGCTGCAATCTCAACATTTAAACGCGATTGAGAGTGAGATTTTACAAAAGTTAAAACAGCACTCAGGAAGCGAATCTCCTGCGGAGACGCTTCGCGATCGCTTCTCTGTCTTAACTGCTTACATTCAAGGTGAAGTCGCCAAAGTACTGAAGCTTGAGCCATCCAAATTGCCAGATTCGCAACAAGGTTTTTTTGACATGGGCATGGACTCTCTGATGGCAGTCGAGCTAAAGAACCGTTTGGAAGCTAGTTTTGGCGTTTCTCTTCCAGTGACTTTAACCTTTGAATTTCCGACGATTAAAGATGTTGCCGGATATCTGGCTAAGAAGGTTATGGGTTGGGAGTTACCTGCGGCAAGTGACACGGAGTTACCTAAAGGTGAAGACGAGCAAGCCTTGGCTTTATCACAGGTAGAAGAGATTTCCGATGATGGAATAGAAGCATCAATTGCCGAGGAACTCGCAAAACTAGAAAATTTGGTAAGGGGAAACTGA